Below is a genomic region from Rosa chinensis cultivar Old Blush chromosome 5, RchiOBHm-V2, whole genome shotgun sequence.
GTGAACTTGACCGGTTCACTTTTGCATGCCATTGATGACCAGAACAGAGCTAGCTTCAAACTAACAAAATACAAGAACAACAGGGCAAAGATGCTGTTTTAACCAAGCATaaagaaacccaaaaaaaaaaaaaaatggaaagataTGCATAAACTTACGCTCTATATACTATGGTTGACTCTGGCCCTAGCTAGCTACTGCTATCTATACCATTAATCACCCAAATTTTCTCACCTTGAACCAAAATCAtctattatatatattcatgaaGTTTTAGTTTTTGGGTCATCACCAAAATCAATCCATGATGTCATTCTTTCATTGCATGTGAAATGTGTTTGGTTGCTTAGCTTGTGCAAGCATTTGAACAACTTCTCTCATGGTTGGTCTCTCCACACTGTGCTCTTGAACACATAACACTGCTACAAAGAACACCTGCATTGCTTCGTCCAACGGAACACTTCCTAGCCGTTGATCTAGGATCTTGATCACCCCTTCTTTGCGCGAGTCAGTCTGTACCTTAGTCCATTGAACAATGTCCATGCCCTCTTCTCCGAAACCTCCAACTGGCCTCCTCCCTGTGATCAGTTCCAATAGCACCACCCCGAAGCTATACACATCGCTCTTCGCATCAACTCTCAATGTGTATGCATACTCTGTTTTATAAAGTACAATGACATTTAGCTCATTTCAAACTTGCATATAATACACATAAATTGGAGACAAAAGTGAAATTGATTTGTAACATTGGAGTAAAACTCCATGACCTGAGTAAAGCAAGAATGTGTGGATAAAAGCAAAAGGTAATTGGGGTTTATGTCCTATATGGCCAAATTCTTTACAGTTGTTTGTAACcctttctagggtttagggaaagtAAAGCTTAGATCCCAATCAAGATTCTTAATGGGTATGCACAGTCTCGGGTGTTTCCTGGATTTTGTTGttgggatttctgggttttggtcaAAAAGGTTTTGGTGTGATTGGGCTGAAGAAAATGGGTTTATGGTTTCAAGACATGCAAAAGCTCATAGCGCATTACTGTGTGTGGGAGAGCAATAGAAAAAGCAAAAGATGAAAATTCCTATGTCAGTGGAGCTTTTACCAATCTTGGCATGGCTCTACCACTTACTACTTTAGTCCAAAGTAAAGAATATGATATGCTACAAATCATGtagcagttaaaaaaaaaaggtatgttCTATATATCTATTctctatttgaataccaaacTGAAGAAACAAACCAATTTGAACCAATCACTAATTCAACCTGTCATTGTTGAAGCTAGCTAGCTGACTTATTTCACCTAGTCAGAAGAAACAATTGGAATATGCTTCATTACTTTATCTAAGTGCTGCTTCAAGTAGGTGTATTGAGCTAAACAGGCCTACTTAGCAGGTTATTAttaaattaaatgaagaaaattaTTCATGAGAAATGTCTGAAACATAATGTACCTGGAGCAATGTAACCATATGAGCCAGCAATTGCAGACATGCATTCTGATGTTCCAGTGTCCTGCAAGAACTTGGCAAGCCCAAAATCTGCTACATGAGCCTCGAACTCCGAGTTGAGCAAAATGTTGTTGGACTTAACATCCCTATGAAGAATCAAAGGGGAACAATCATGGTGCAAGTAACAAAGCCCTTTTGCTGCTTCAATGGCTATGTTAAGCCTAGTCTCCCATTTTAGATATCCACCTCTCTTCCCATGCAAAACTTCACCCAAGCTCCCATTCGGCATGTACTCATAAACAAGCAAATTGGTCTCTTTGTTTGAGCAGAATGCTAGCAACCGGACAATGTTCCGGTGCCTGATTTTCCCAAGCGTCTGAATTTCTGCAGAGAGGCCATTATCATGAGAAGAGCCTTTGTTAATCCCCAACAGCTTCTTCACAGCTACTTGCTCGCCGCTCAACATTGTTCCTCTATATACAATACCAGCACCACCTCTCCCTATAACATTGCTGTCCTTGATGCACTCCAAGATGTGTTCGCTTCCAAATTCTAGCTTCTGGAAGGCGGTGAGCTTCCATGTGTTCGAATTCTTCCTCACCTTTCTGGTCTTTATGATTGCAAAGGTTGCAAACACAAATGAACACAACAAGAGGCCTAATGCAAAGACAAGCTTGAATTTCCCAAGGACTTGAGACCTTGTGCCATTTTGGTTGTGAGACTCTAATGGTGAGTTCGAAGAGTAGTTGCAAGGATTGACTGAAGAGTCACATAAATCAGGGTTGCCTATAAAAGATGTGGAGTTAAAGAATAAGTATTGACCTGTTTGTGGTACTGAACCTGAGAAATTATTGTGGGAAAAATCAGCAGAGGTTAGACTCTTCAAGGACCCAAGTTCCTTAGGTAGGCTCTGGTTTAAGTGGTTCCATGACACGTTGAAGTAATTCAGTATGTGAATTTGAACAACTTGAGGTGGAATTGGACCAGAAAGTTGGTTTTGGCTCAAATCTAGATAAGTCAGCAAGGTACAATTTCCAATTTCGGGAGGGATGCTGCCCGAAAAATTGTTTCTGCTCATATCCAACTTGAGAACATTTCTCAACCGGCCTATGTCAGATGGAATTTCTCCAGTAAATCTGTTTCCACTTAGCAAAAGAATCTGCAAGCTAGAAAAGTTTCCAATAGATGCAGGAGGTGACCCCGATAAGCGATTACTTGAGAGATTCAGCTGTGAAAGCTTTGAGGGCACTTGGCTTTTTCCCTGCATATCAAGTCGACCGGTAAGATAATTGTTCTGCAGCTCCATAAGAGCGAGCTCAGGCAAGTAAAGAAACCCTCTTGGAATTGATCCACTCAGGTAATTCTGCCCCAGCCTAACTCTTACTAGAGTGTCACAGTGACCAAGATCATCCGGTAGAGGCccaaagagaaaattgttgAGCAAAATCAAGATCTTCAGCTTCCTTCCAAAACAAAGAGATTTTGGGATTTCCCCAGTGAGCTTATTAGTAGACAGATCAAGCTCAATCATTTTACCATTCTGACCAAGCTTTGAAGGAATTGCTCCAGTGAAATTGTTTTGCCATAGCTTCAAGACCTCCAAGTTGGGTAGCTCAGCTATTTCATGAGGGATCTCTCCGTGAAACTTGTTGATGAACAAGTTCAAGAGAGTAAGCTCGCGGAGGGCTGAGAACTCGACGGGAATGTCTCCTGTTAGTGCATTGTTTGAGAGATCAAGAGACCTCAAGCTACTCAAATTCCCAAGCTGAGCAGGAATGGAACCGCTGAGCTGATTGGTTTGCAAGAACAAGGTGTCTAGCTTCTTCAGATTTCCCAGTTCAGGTGGCATTGAGCCCTCCAAGCCACAGTTTGCAAGGTCTAAATGGAACAGATTGGTCAGCTTACCAATCTCGGGTGGGATTCCACCGTCGAAATCGTTGTAATACCCCAAGAACAGCTGATTGAGGCTAGTAAGATTGCCAAGCTCACTTGGTATGAAACCACTCAGATCATTTCCTGCAACTGAGAGATAATTCAGCTGTGACATATTTCCATAGCTGGGAGGGATGCTTCCACTAAAGTAATTTCCTCCGAAGTCTAAGCGCTTCAGCTTGGGAAGTTGAGTGACACCTAATGGGAGTGAACCATTGAAATCATTGTTGTAAGCATCAAGCAATATGAGCTCCTTTAGCAGACCAAATTCCCAGTCCAAGCTTCCACCAAAGCCATTGTTGGATATGTTGAGGTATTGAAGCCTTGGAAGCTTGTGAATTCCGGCTGGGAAACTACCTGAAAAATCATTCCCAGACACCGAGAGATTGACAAGGGTTCTGAGTTCTGTGATCGCAGGAGAAAGTGAACCGGAGAGGTTGTAATTTGATATGTCTAAGGAAACTACTGATCTGCTGAGGTTGTCACATTTGATACCAGCCCAAGAGCAAAGGAACATATAGTTTGATACATTCCAGCTACTTAGAGAAGGATCTGAGGCTTCAAAACCTTGCTTGAGAGAAACCAAGATTGAAGCTTGTTTCCTAGGAGACTGATTATGTGAACAAACACAACGGAAGCAAATGAAGAACACAAGAA
It encodes:
- the LOC112168304 gene encoding leucine-rich repeat receptor-like serine/threonine-protein kinase BAM3 → MKSVFLSSLLVFFICFRCVCSHNQSPRKQASILVSLKQGFEASDPSLSSWNVSNYMFLCSWAGIKCDNLSRSVVSLDISNYNLSGSLSPAITELRTLVNLSVSGNDFSGSFPAGIHKLPRLQYLNISNNGFGGSLDWEFGLLKELILLDAYNNDFNGSLPLGVTQLPKLKRLDFGGNYFSGSIPPSYGNMSQLNYLSVAGNDLSGFIPSELGNLTSLNQLFLGYYNDFDGGIPPEIGKLTNLFHLDLANCGLEGSMPPELGNLKKLDTLFLQTNQLSGSIPAQLGNLSSLRSLDLSNNALTGDIPVEFSALRELTLLNLFINKFHGEIPHEIAELPNLEVLKLWQNNFTGAIPSKLGQNGKMIELDLSTNKLTGEIPKSLCFGRKLKILILLNNFLFGPLPDDLGHCDTLVRVRLGQNYLSGSIPRGFLYLPELALMELQNNYLTGRLDMQGKSQVPSKLSQLNLSSNRLSGSPPASIGNFSSLQILLLSGNRFTGEIPSDIGRLRNVLKLDMSRNNFSGSIPPEIGNCTLLTYLDLSQNQLSGPIPPQVVQIHILNYFNVSWNHLNQSLPKELGSLKSLTSADFSHNNFSGSVPQTGQYLFFNSTSFIGNPDLCDSSVNPCNYSSNSPLESHNQNGTRSQVLGKFKLVFALGLLLCSFVFATFAIIKTRKVRKNSNTWKLTAFQKLEFGSEHILECIKDSNVIGRGGAGIVYRGTMLSGEQVAVKKLLGINKGSSHDNGLSAEIQTLGKIRHRNIVRLLAFCSNKETNLLVYEYMPNGSLGEVLHGKRGGYLKWETRLNIAIEAAKGLCYLHHDCSPLILHRDVKSNNILLNSEFEAHVADFGLAKFLQDTGTSECMSAIAGSYGYIAPEYAYTLRVDAKSDVYSFGVVLLELITGRRPVGGFGEEGMDIVQWTKVQTDSRKEGVIKILDQRLGSVPLDEAMQVFFVAVLCVQEHSVERPTMREVVQMLAQAKQPNTFHMQ